One window of the Mycobacterium haemophilum DSM 44634 genome contains the following:
- a CDS encoding rhomboid-like protein: protein MIYGIVSRLALVRFTVGYVTILAAVSFVILTLGPHAQELVIARSSTNVHNLSHGHLGTLLDSAFVVDAGPLYFWMPFLTCLLALAELHLRTIRLMVAFLVGHVGATLVVVAVLAAAVEFGWLPVSITRASDVGMSYGALAALGALAAAIPRRWRAAWIGWWIAAAVAAGLMCADFTNAGHAVAVILGVLVAVRFRRPIHWTPMRCLMLAASSGFGFLVLAHHWGSMAAALACGVLGAVLAHWSVRLIAARTPLPADTLTSPQPVVTV from the coding sequence ATGATTTACGGCATCGTGTCCCGGCTCGCTCTGGTTCGGTTCACCGTTGGGTATGTGACAATTCTGGCCGCAGTCAGCTTCGTAATCTTGACCCTTGGTCCGCACGCGCAGGAATTGGTCATTGCGCGCTCCAGCACCAACGTGCACAACCTGTCCCACGGACACCTAGGGACGCTGTTGGACAGCGCGTTTGTCGTCGATGCCGGTCCGCTGTATTTCTGGATGCCCTTTCTGACGTGTCTGCTGGCGCTCGCAGAACTGCATTTGCGCACCATCCGGCTGATGGTGGCGTTTCTGGTCGGCCATGTCGGCGCGACGCTAGTGGTGGTCGCTGTTCTTGCGGCGGCGGTCGAGTTCGGTTGGCTGCCGGTGTCGATCACCCGGGCCAGTGACGTCGGGATGAGCTATGGCGCCCTCGCAGCCCTCGGAGCACTGGCGGCGGCGATTCCGCGGCGGTGGCGGGCGGCGTGGATCGGTTGGTGGATAGCTGCGGCGGTCGCCGCTGGGCTCATGTGCGCCGATTTCACCAATGCCGGGCACGCCGTCGCCGTGATACTGGGGGTGCTGGTGGCGGTCCGGTTCCGTCGACCGATCCACTGGACACCGATGCGGTGTCTGATGCTGGCGGCGTCCTCCGGGTTCGGATTCCTGGTGCTGGCTCATCACTGGGGGTCAATGGCTGCTGCGCTAGCATGCGGTGTGCTGGGTGCCGTGCTGGCCCACTGGTCAGTCCGGCTGATCGCAGCGCGTACTCCGTTGCCGGCGGACACGTTGACCAGTCCCCAGCCGGTGGTCACTGTCTGA
- the pheS gene encoding phenylalanine--tRNA ligase subunit alpha, producing the protein MGDQPVDLSMLSSEALAKAVNAARQAIVLADDLDELARTKTEHLGDRSPLALARQALASVPKDDRADVGKRVNIARGEVQRGYDERLATLRAERDAAVLVAEGIDVTLPSTRQPTGARHPVTVLAEHIADTFIAMGWELADGPEVETEQFNFDALNFPADHPARSEQDTFYIAPDGSRQLLRTHTSPVQVRTLLEREPPVYIISIGRTFRTDELDATHTPVFHQVEGLAVDRGLSMAHLRGTLDAFARAEFGPSARTRIRPHFFPFTEPSAEVDVWFANKKGGADWVEWGGCGMVHPNVLRAAGIDPDIYSGFAFGMGLERTLQFRNGIPDMRDMVEGDVRFSLPFGVGA; encoded by the coding sequence GTGGGTGATCAACCCGTCGATCTGTCGATGTTGTCGTCGGAAGCACTGGCCAAGGCCGTCAACGCCGCCCGCCAAGCGATCGTGCTTGCCGACGATCTCGACGAGCTGGCGCGCACCAAGACCGAGCACCTCGGCGACCGCTCGCCGTTGGCGCTTGCGCGACAAGCGCTGGCCAGCGTGCCCAAGGATGACCGGGCCGACGTCGGCAAGCGCGTCAACATCGCCCGCGGCGAGGTCCAGCGCGGCTACGACGAACGACTGGCGACGCTGCGGGCCGAGCGCGACGCCGCTGTGCTGGTCGCCGAAGGTATCGACGTCACCTTGCCGTCCACACGGCAGCCGACCGGCGCACGGCACCCGGTCACGGTCTTAGCCGAGCACATCGCCGATACCTTCATTGCGATGGGATGGGAATTGGCCGACGGGCCCGAGGTCGAGACTGAGCAGTTCAACTTCGACGCCCTCAACTTTCCCGCGGACCACCCGGCGCGCAGTGAACAGGACACCTTCTACATTGCGCCGGACGGTTCACGGCAGTTGCTGCGAACCCATACTTCACCGGTGCAGGTGCGGACTTTGCTTGAGCGCGAGCCGCCCGTCTACATCATCTCGATCGGTCGTACCTTCCGCACCGACGAACTCGATGCCACCCACACGCCCGTCTTCCATCAAGTCGAAGGCCTGGCAGTGGACCGCGGTCTGTCCATGGCGCATCTGCGGGGAACGCTGGACGCCTTCGCGCGCGCCGAGTTCGGGCCGTCGGCGCGCACCCGGATCCGGCCGCACTTCTTCCCGTTCACCGAACCGTCGGCCGAGGTCGATGTGTGGTTTGCGAACAAAAAGGGCGGTGCTGACTGGGTGGAGTGGGGTGGTTGCGGAATGGTGCACCCAAACGTGTTGCGGGCCGCGGGAATTGACCCAGATATCTACTCCGGTTTCGCATTCGGGATGGGCCTGGAACGCACCCTGCAGTTCCGCAACGGCATTCCTGACATGCGCGACATGGTCGAAGGGGACGTCCGGTTCTCGTTACCGTTCGGGGTGGGTGCCTGA
- the pheT gene encoding phenylalanine--tRNA ligase subunit beta, with amino-acid sequence MRVPYSWLREVVTAGAPGWDVAAGDLEQTLVRIGHEIEEVITLGPVDGPLTVGRVTDIEELAGFKKPIRACVVDVGDGQPREIVCGATNFTVNDLVVVALPGATLPGGFAITARKTYGRNSAGMICSAAELRLSTDHSGILVLPPGTAVPGADGVDVLGLDDVVFHLAITPDRGYCMSVRGLAREIACAYDLDFVDPASDQVVPPLPVEGQAWPLTVQPETGVRRFALRPVTGIDPAAVSPWWLQRRLLLSGIRATSPAVDVTNYVMLELGHPLHAHDRNRITGGFTVRFARPGETVVTLDDIERRLDPADVLIVDDVATTAIGGVMGAASTEVRSDSTDVLLEAAVWDPAGISRTQRRLHLPSEAARRYERAVDPAISVAALDRCATLLADIAGGTVSKTLTDWRGDPPVGNSVADWAGPPVRIAVDLPDRIAGVAYPQGATARRLTQIGAVIADAVSPEGHTLTVTPPSWRPDLLQPADLVEEVLRLEGLEVIGSVLPPAPAGRGLTAVQKRHRAIGKVLAQSGYVEILPTPFLPADVFDLWGLPADDPRRTTTRVLNPLESDRPQLATTLLPALLEALGRNVSRGLVDVALFAVAQVVEPTERTGGVGSIPVHRRPTDAEIAMLDASLPRQPQHVAAVLAGLRELRGPWGPGRRAEAADAFEAVRIIARASGVDVMFRAVQYLPWHPGRCAEVLVGETPVGHAGQLHPAVIERAGLPKGTCAIELDLTAIPIVEVLPAPRVSPFPAVLQDVSLVVSAQVPAQQVQDAVCEGAGELLEDIQLFDVFTGPQIGEDCKSLTFALRFRAPDRTLTEDDASAARDAAVRRAAERVGAVLRT; translated from the coding sequence ATGCGCGTTCCGTATAGCTGGCTGCGCGAAGTGGTTACGGCCGGTGCCCCGGGCTGGGATGTCGCCGCGGGCGATCTCGAGCAGACGCTGGTACGCATCGGCCACGAGATCGAAGAGGTGATCACCCTCGGCCCGGTCGATGGCCCGCTGACCGTGGGGCGGGTCACCGATATCGAGGAGCTCGCCGGGTTCAAAAAGCCGATCCGGGCCTGTGTGGTCGACGTCGGAGACGGGCAGCCGCGCGAGATTGTCTGTGGTGCAACAAATTTCACCGTTAACGATCTGGTGGTGGTAGCACTTCCCGGCGCCACCCTGCCCGGCGGGTTCGCCATCACGGCGCGCAAGACCTACGGTCGTAACTCTGCTGGAATGATCTGCTCGGCGGCCGAGCTCCGTTTGAGCACAGACCATTCGGGGATCCTAGTGTTGCCGCCGGGAACCGCCGTGCCAGGTGCCGACGGCGTCGACGTGCTCGGATTGGACGATGTGGTCTTTCATTTGGCGATCACCCCCGACCGCGGGTACTGCATGTCGGTGCGGGGCTTGGCCCGTGAGATCGCATGCGCCTACGACCTGGACTTCGTCGACCCGGCCAGCGACCAGGTGGTGCCTCCGTTGCCGGTTGAGGGGCAGGCGTGGCCGTTGACGGTGCAGCCCGAAACGGGAGTTCGGCGGTTCGCCCTGCGTCCGGTCACCGGGATCGACCCTGCCGCCGTGTCGCCGTGGTGGCTGCAGCGCCGGCTGCTGCTATCCGGTATCCGCGCGACCTCACCGGCAGTGGATGTCACCAACTATGTGATGCTGGAACTCGGCCACCCGCTGCACGCCCACGACCGCAACCGCATTACCGGGGGCTTCACCGTGCGATTTGCTCGGCCTGGCGAGACCGTCGTCACCCTTGATGACATCGAGCGTCGGCTCGATCCCGCCGATGTCCTCATCGTCGATGACGTCGCGACCACGGCAATCGGTGGCGTGATGGGTGCCGCAAGTACCGAGGTGCGCTCCGATTCCACCGACGTGCTACTCGAGGCCGCGGTGTGGGACCCCGCCGGGATATCGCGCACCCAGCGGCGGCTGCACCTGCCTAGCGAGGCCGCCCGCCGTTATGAACGGGCAGTGGATCCGGCCATCTCGGTGGCCGCCCTAGACCGGTGTGCGACGCTGCTCGCCGATATCGCCGGGGGAACAGTTTCGAAGACCCTGACCGATTGGCGGGGCGACCCGCCAGTGGGCAACTCGGTCGCCGATTGGGCTGGGCCGCCGGTCCGGATCGCCGTCGACCTGCCGGACCGGATCGCCGGGGTGGCCTATCCCCAAGGCGCAACCGCCAGGCGGCTGACCCAGATCGGCGCTGTGATTGCCGACGCGGTGTCCCCGGAAGGACACACGCTGACTGTTACTCCGCCGAGTTGGCGCCCCGATCTACTGCAACCCGCCGATCTTGTCGAGGAGGTGCTGCGGCTCGAAGGGCTAGAGGTCATCGGATCGGTGCTGCCGCCCGCACCCGCGGGCCGGGGACTCACCGCGGTGCAGAAGCGTCACCGTGCGATCGGCAAGGTGCTGGCGCAGTCCGGCTACGTCGAGATCTTGCCGACACCGTTTTTGCCCGCCGACGTGTTCGACCTTTGGGGATTGCCGGCCGATGACCCGCGACGGACGACGACACGGGTGCTCAACCCGCTGGAGTCCGACCGTCCGCAGCTTGCCACCACACTGCTGCCGGCGCTACTGGAAGCGTTGGGACGCAACGTATCTCGAGGTCTTGTCGATGTCGCGTTGTTCGCCGTCGCGCAGGTGGTCGAGCCGACCGAGCGGACTGGTGGCGTAGGATCCATCCCCGTCCACCGTCGACCGACCGATGCCGAAATCGCCATGCTGGACGCGTCCTTGCCCCGGCAGCCGCAGCATGTCGCCGCGGTGTTGGCTGGGCTGCGGGAGCTGCGGGGTCCGTGGGGCCCTGGCCGTCGAGCCGAGGCCGCCGACGCTTTCGAGGCGGTGCGTATCATCGCGCGGGCTAGCGGAGTCGACGTGATGTTCCGGGCGGTCCAGTATCTGCCGTGGCATCCGGGTCGGTGCGCTGAGGTGTTGGTTGGTGAAACGCCCGTCGGCCATGCCGGGCAGCTGCATCCGGCCGTGATTGAACGCGCCGGTCTGCCGAAGGGCACCTGCGCGATCGAGCTGGACCTTACTGCCATTCCTATCGTCGAGGTGTTGCCGGCACCTCGGGTGTCGCCGTTTCCGGCTGTGTTGCAGGATGTCAGCCTGGTGGTGTCCGCGCAGGTTCCCGCTCAGCAGGTGCAGGACGCCGTTTGCGAGGGTGCCGGCGAATTGCTCGAGGACATTCAATTGTTCGATGTCTTCACCGGTCCGCAGATCGGCGAGGACTGCAAGTCGCTGACATTTGCGCTGCGGTTTCGCGCGCCTGATCGCACGCTGACTGAAGACGACGCCAGCGCAGCCCGCGATGCCGCGGTACGACGCGCCGCCGAGCGGGTCGGCGCGGTATTGCGCACCTAA
- a CDS encoding PE family protein, with amino-acid sequence MSFLSVMPEQIESAAQGLVGIRSALAESSAAAAAPTTALVAAAEDEISAAIATLFGDFGREFQVLNAQAAAFHDEFVKLLQAGVDAYLSTEAASVAAGLAVLQNAGAGLVQGGADLVAFGQDVAARLAGALQAAQPALAEAASELATAGQIAFAGVIQLQPVVVDLMQAGSAFASAGTGAVTGLTALQSAAVNLVQGTGFVALAGVSAVSGLGLLGGAVVQLFSPAIGLAIPSALGGLGLLGTAGVEFVLGVNNLLAVAPAVTTGFVALQGAYTSFSQGVNYLMLAGQDAAPGLATLQIAGAHVVQAVGDVKMAADDAVAALGF; translated from the coding sequence ATGTCGTTCCTGAGTGTGATGCCGGAGCAGATCGAGTCTGCGGCTCAAGGTTTAGTAGGTATTCGCTCGGCGCTGGCCGAGTCGTCCGCGGCTGCCGCGGCACCCACGACAGCGCTGGTCGCTGCTGCCGAGGACGAGATATCGGCTGCGATCGCGACGCTGTTCGGCGACTTCGGCCGAGAGTTTCAAGTTCTCAACGCCCAAGCGGCCGCGTTTCATGATGAGTTTGTCAAGTTGTTGCAGGCTGGCGTGGACGCCTATCTCAGCACCGAAGCCGCCAGCGTTGCAGCTGGGCTTGCTGTGCTGCAGAACGCCGGTGCAGGGCTGGTTCAAGGTGGCGCCGACCTTGTGGCGTTCGGACAGGATGTGGCCGCCAGGCTTGCGGGCGCGCTACAGGCCGCCCAGCCTGCGCTCGCTGAGGCTGCTAGTGAGTTGGCGACGGCTGGGCAGATCGCTTTTGCTGGGGTCATACAGCTGCAACCCGTCGTTGTCGACCTTATGCAGGCCGGCAGTGCCTTCGCGTCGGCTGGGACGGGTGCTGTTACTGGGCTCACTGCGCTGCAGAGCGCCGCTGTTAACCTCGTTCAAGGTACCGGATTCGTTGCGCTGGCTGGGGTGAGCGCGGTGTCTGGACTTGGTCTGTTGGGCGGCGCGGTTGTGCAGCTCTTTTCGCCCGCCATTGGGTTGGCTATTCCGAGTGCCCTGGGTGGACTTGGTCTGCTGGGGACCGCCGGTGTTGAGTTTGTGCTTGGTGTTAACAACTTGCTAGCGGTTGCGCCGGCTGTTACTACGGGGTTCGTTGCGCTGCAGGGTGCCTATACCAGCTTTTCTCAGGGGGTTAATTACCTGATGTTGGCTGGGCAGGACGCTGCCCCCGGGTTAGCGACGTTGCAGATCGCCGGTGCTCATGTTGTTCAGGCTGTCGGCGACGTCAAGATGGCCGCGGATGATGCTGTCGCAGCATTAGGGTTCTAG
- the argJ gene encoding bifunctional glutamate N-acetyltransferase/amino-acid acetyltransferase ArgJ — translation MTEIANETRLLRAQGVTAPEGFRAAGIAAGIKASGAPDLALVFNEGPDYAAAGVVTRNKVKAAPVLWTQQVLSTGQLRAVILNSGGANACTGPAGFQDAHATAEAVATALSDWGTETGAIEVAVCSTGLIGDRLPMDKVLAGVRAIVHEMAGGLTGGDDAAHAIMTTDTVPKQVALHHRNEWTVGGMAKGAGMLAPSLATMLCVLTTDAVVEPAALDQALRCATAHTFDRLDIDGCCSTNDTVLLLASGASGIAPPQADLDDAVLRVCDDLCAQLQADAEGVTKRVTVTVTGAATDDDALAAARVIARDSLVKTAVFGSDPNWGRVLAAVGTAPVILDPDRICVSFNGSAVCIDGVGAPGAREVDLSAADIDITVDLRVGDASATIRTTDLSHAYVEENSAYSS, via the coding sequence GTGACGGAAATAGCCAATGAGACGCGGCTGCTCCGTGCACAGGGCGTCACCGCCCCTGAGGGCTTTCGGGCCGCCGGCATCGCTGCCGGGATCAAGGCATCGGGGGCCCCCGACCTTGCCCTGGTTTTCAACGAGGGCCCCGACTATGCGGCCGCCGGAGTAGTCACCCGCAACAAGGTCAAGGCTGCGCCGGTGTTGTGGACACAGCAGGTGCTGAGCACCGGTCAGCTGCGCGCGGTGATCCTCAATTCCGGTGGCGCTAACGCCTGCACCGGACCCGCGGGCTTCCAGGACGCGCACGCCACCGCGGAGGCCGTGGCCACAGCATTGTCGGATTGGGGAACCGAGACCGGGGCGATCGAGGTTGCCGTCTGCTCCACCGGGCTGATCGGCGACCGGTTGCCGATGGACAAAGTGCTCGCTGGTGTCCGTGCGATCGTGCACGAGATGGCTGGCGGGCTGACCGGAGGTGATGACGCCGCCCACGCCATCATGACCACCGACACCGTGCCCAAACAGGTTGCGCTGCACCATCGCAACGAGTGGACGGTAGGCGGAATGGCCAAAGGTGCGGGCATGCTGGCGCCGTCATTGGCCACCATGCTGTGTGTGCTCACCACCGACGCGGTCGTCGAGCCGGCGGCACTTGATCAGGCGCTGCGCTGCGCCACCGCCCACACATTTGACCGACTCGACATTGATGGCTGCTGTTCCACCAACGACACTGTGCTGCTGTTGGCGTCGGGCGCCAGCGGGATCGCCCCGCCGCAGGCTGATCTCGACGACGCGGTGCTGCGGGTCTGCGATGATCTGTGCGCTCAGCTACAAGCCGACGCCGAGGGCGTCACCAAGCGCGTCACCGTGACGGTGACCGGCGCGGCCACGGATGACGATGCGCTGGCCGCCGCTCGGGTGATCGCCCGCGACAGCCTGGTCAAGACCGCGGTGTTCGGGTCGGACCCCAACTGGGGGCGGGTACTCGCGGCCGTCGGTACGGCACCGGTCATCCTCGACCCTGATCGAATCTGTGTGTCGTTCAACGGTTCTGCGGTGTGCATAGACGGAGTCGGTGCTCCGGGTGCGCGTGAGGTGGACCTCTCAGCAGCGGACATCGATATTACCGTCGACCTCCGCGTCGGCGACGCCTCTGCCACCATCCGCACCACCGACCTGTCGCACGCCTACGTCGAAGAGAATTCGGCCTACAGCTCGTGA
- the argB gene encoding acetylglutamate kinase, with amino-acid sequence MTSKADALPTQVKAQVLAEALPWLKQLHGKVVVVKYGGNAMTDDTLRHAFAADMAFLRNCGIHPVVVHGGGPQITAMLRRLGIEGDFKGGFRVTTPEVLDVARMVLFGQVGRELVNLINAHGPYAVGITGEDAQLFTAVRRSVTVDGVATDIGLVGDVDQVNTAAVLDLISARRIPVVSTLAPAGDGVVHNINADTAAAALAEALGAEKLLMLTDVEGLYTRWPDRDSLVSEIDSAALAQLLPTLEAGMIPKVEACLRAVTGGVPSAHVIDGRVKHCVLVELFTDEGTGTKVVRAGDDAERRDEKERRR; translated from the coding sequence GTGACCAGCAAAGCCGACGCGCTGCCCACCCAGGTTAAGGCGCAGGTCTTGGCCGAAGCCTTGCCCTGGCTGAAGCAGTTGCACGGCAAGGTCGTCGTGGTTAAATACGGCGGCAACGCCATGACCGACGACACGCTGCGGCATGCGTTCGCCGCCGACATGGCGTTTCTGCGTAACTGCGGTATCCATCCGGTCGTCGTGCACGGTGGCGGGCCACAGATCACCGCCATGCTGCGCCGGCTGGGCATTGAAGGTGACTTTAAGGGTGGCTTCCGGGTCACCACACCGGAAGTGCTCGACGTTGCGCGGATGGTGTTGTTCGGGCAGGTGGGCCGCGAACTGGTCAACCTGATCAACGCGCACGGGCCCTACGCGGTGGGCATCACCGGCGAGGATGCACAACTTTTCACTGCCGTGCGGCGCAGCGTTACTGTCGACGGCGTGGCGACCGACATCGGCCTGGTTGGAGACGTCGATCAGGTCAACACCGCCGCGGTGCTCGATCTGATTTCCGCCCGCCGTATCCCGGTGGTGTCGACGCTGGCGCCAGCTGGCGACGGCGTGGTGCACAACATCAACGCCGACACCGCTGCCGCGGCGCTGGCCGAAGCTCTGGGAGCCGAAAAACTGTTGATGCTCACCGATGTCGAGGGCTTGTACACCCGCTGGCCAGACCGGGATTCGCTGGTCAGCGAAATCGACTCTGCCGCATTGGCGCAACTGCTACCCACATTGGAGGCGGGCATGATTCCCAAGGTTGAAGCGTGTCTGCGGGCCGTCACCGGCGGCGTGCCCAGCGCGCACGTCATCGACGGGCGGGTCAAACACTGTGTGTTGGTGGAGTTGTTCACCGATGAGGGCACCGGCACCAAGGTGGTGCGCGCCGGCGACGATGCAGAGCGACGCGATGAGAAGGAGCGGCGCAGATGA